A window of Exiguobacterium sibiricum 7-3 genomic DNA:
TGGTTACTCAAGATTCCTACTAAGATGAGTAAAGATTCTTCAGGAGCTGGGATGCCGACGATACCACAAAAAAGAAAGAAAAAAATAATCCAATAGCTATAAATGTCTAAATAATAATTCAGTTGATCCATACTCATGAGATACCATCATCTCCTTAGGTACCAAGAGGTCCTATGATTGGTTGAAATAGTTGGTTGATGTGAACCCATGTTGTTTTTATATATACTTTTATTCCCTAAATGATTAAAAGTGAAAGATGTATCCTGATTTTTTCATAACTTTACATATAGTGAAACGAAAATATTAAGCGAACGAAACGTTATGATGATCAGAAGGTGTTAGGTTTTCTGAACTTGCCATGTGAATCAAGAAAATAATAAGAGGAGGTCTATAGTGCAGTGTGGAAGGGTTTACATAATTAATAAAGTGTCTAAGGTCAATCTAAATGTAAAATGCTTCTAGCTTTTAGTAGGAAAGGAAAACGTCATGAGAGACAAAAAAGAGAAAATTTTAATTCTTTCTGCTTCATTTGGTGAAGGCCATAAGCAAGTTGCAATCGCAATTATCGAAGAAATAGAGAAGTCCTTTACAGAAGTGGTGCCAGTTTCGATGGATATCATGAAGACGACTCACCCGTACTTGTCCCCCTTAAGTCAATATTTGTACAAAGGAATCATCCGAGATTTTCCATGGCTTTATAGCTTTCTTTATCAAAAAACTTATCTCGAAAGTACATTTTCCAAGCAATTGAACACTATTTTTTTATCGAGAATGAATTCAATTTTAAGTGTGATTGATCAAATTCAACCTAAGGTAATCATTAGTACGTATCCTTTTGCTGCTGGTATCGTATCTAAATTGAAACAGGCAGGACTTATCAATCTACCTACGGTGACAGTTCTGACTGACTATGCATTGCATTCCTACTGGATTCATGCCACGACAGATTTTTATCTTGTAGGTTCTCAAAATCTCCAAGATCGGTTACTTGCGTTAAATGTTGCACCTGAAAAGATTCTATTCACAGGAATTCCTGTTCGCCAGCAGTTCAAACAAATTTCTAAAGAGGGACTCATTGAGAAATATCAACTCCATCCAGAAACGTTGACCCTCTTAATTATGGGTGGAGGAGATGGTTTCTTCGGAAAAGGAATGTCAATGTTCCAGGCAATTGAATCTATCTCACATCCACTTCAGATCATGATTGTCTGTGGGAAAAACCATAAATTAAAGACTAGACTTGAACGGGAATTCAAATATTCAAGACATCTGATTAAAATCTATGGTTTTTTTTATGACGTGCACGAACTGATGGCTCTTTCGGATCTCATGATTAGTAAACCTGGAGGAATCACGACATCCGAGGCCCTAACTGTAGGATTACCATTACTCATTCAACACGTCTTACCTGGTCAAGAAGAGGAGAATGTAAATTTTTTGATCGGATCCGGATATGCTTTGTGCGCTGATACCGAACTCGAACTGAAAGAAATCTTACAACGTATTATAGAGAATACTGATATTTTAAAAACGCTCCGTCATAACATCCATAGTATTAGGTCTGGCATTTCACTTAAAGAAGCGTTGGAAACAGTGAGACTCGCAGAAAAACTGTCATAGTAAAAAAATAAGCATCCGACTAAACACTTGAAAAGTATAGGCTATTTTTTCAATTCGGCCAGTCTAAAAAGAATATTTTTTTGAATCTTAGATAGCATCGATTTTGATGAGTGTACTACATTTAAATGGTATCGTCATGATGTCAAAACAACCATACATTACTTAACTATATTTGTTTCCGAGGAGGAATTAAAAAGATGATCCCTGTTCAATACAGGAATCATCTCTAAAATATACTGTTTTTATGATTCTTGACACCGTATGAAGACTAAACGAGACAATATTTTTTTACCTAGCATAGACCATTTGACCACCAAGGTGACCAGCATAGGCGAGGAGACCACTACCAATCAGTGCCACGAGGATACTTGCGAGGAAAATCATCTTATTTTTCGTCCGATAATCAAGAAGGACGAGCAGGAGGGATAGACCGAATGTGATGAGGCTGTACAACGCAAAATTCTCATGCGTATGGATGGAGTCCCGAGCAATGTTCCATTGATCCATGCCGAAGCGTTCTGCCCCGTCACCCGTGAGATAGGCGATGATACCAGAGAGAAGACCGACAACTAACGTGATCACGGCGAACAATCGGAGCCCGGACCATCGTAATGCACCCATCAGTAGAAATGTCGCGAAAATCAACAAGGCGATAGGTGCATGGACGACAAGCGGGTGTAACGGAATACCATTAAACATCAGAAATCCTCCTTTAAATGGGATTATCTGCATTTTATCAACATTATGATCTGAAAATGTGAATGTTTTTTTAAATATGGTAATGGAAATTTTATTAGAGGTGAATAATTCATAAAAATTGATGACTCAATTCTTGAAAAATGAAAGTGAAGTATCCAACAGAACGTTTAGTATCTTCCCAAAGGGTCACTGAATCGGTTTCGTTATCCTATCAAGATTTAGACCAGTCATAGGTGTAAGAATCTTGAGGGGAAGATGCTATAAATCTTAACCTTTAACAAGAGTCTAAATTAACATAATAAATTTCTTTTTTATTTATCAATTAATGTATAAACCTTTTAAAAGACTTTTAAAAGTCTTTTAAAAGGTTTATACTAAAGTAAATAGCAAGGAGGAAATTATTATGGGAATGAGAACGCTCGATATTCCAACCACTTCAATTTCTGATGTAAAACGGTCGCCTATGGAAGCGTTCCAAAGAGCTGATCGTGAAGCAGCTGGTGTTTATGTCTTTAACCGAGAAAAAATTGCTGGCGTCATGCTTACCCAACAGCAATACGAGTCACTAAATAAAGAAATTGAAGAATTGTACAGCCGATTAGATGATTTGACAGTCGAGATGCGACTATCTAATAAAAATGTCCGCACATATTCTGATTCAGAAGTTCGTGGAGCACGAGTAAATCACCCATCGACTATTGATGAAATGGATGGGTGGGAATGATTATTGTATCAGATTGAGTGGACGCAGTATTCAAAGGGAGACTACGATGACCTCGATGGTAGCCAAAAGATATTTGTGGATAAAGCATTAGATCGAATCATTTCCAAAGGAATGGAGGCAGGACAGCCACTTAATGGAAACCTTTCTCATTGCAATAAGTTGAAAAACAGGAAGATGGGGTTACGTGTTGTCTTTAGAGAATTAGAAGGTAAACTCCAAATCATTCAGATTGTTGCGATCGGTAAAAGAGATAAAGATGAAATTTATAAAATCGCTGAAAAGCGTTTGTATTAAGTTTTTGAAGAGGATCACGTATAGTTACTTTTAAAGTATCAATATGTTGATCCTTTTGACCGTGTAATGACTGATTTTAATGATTGGGTTGTCAACGGAATGAAAGAATAACGAAAAAGGGGAGAAAACGCTAAAAGACGTTTCTTCCCTTTTTTAATCCAAACATTCTCAAATAGAATACTTCCATACAATTTCTTCCTTTAAAATTTTATAAACTAATTTACGAAGGCTAAAGGACTAAGTTTCTTTAAATTCGAAAATCGAAAAATAATTATATAAAACGGTCGTTTAATATAAAAAACCAACACGCCGATAAATTTAGTATAATGAGCAGGAAAGGCTTATATTTTCTCGTATATTAATCAACATCTATTTATAAAGAAGATTTAACGTTTTATATAAAAAAACCCCTCGCTACGAGATCATTGTTTGCTCGAGCAAACAAAAAAACAGGAGGTGTCTAGATGGCGAGCATTGGATATGTCAGAGTATCGACCATTGAACAAAATTTAGAGTTGCAGCTTGACGCAGTTAAGGCGGCCGGCTGTGAAAAGATTTTTGAAGAAAAGAAGAGTTCAGTAAAAGAGCGTCCAGAGTTTGAAGCTTGTTTAAATTATTTACGTCCTGGAGATACATTGGTTGTTTGGAAGTTAGATCGTTTAGGCCGTCAAACAAAAAAATTACTCGAGTTATCAGAGTGGTTAGAGGAGAACGGTGTGGGACTGAAAATACTTACTTTAGGCGTTGATACAAATACACCAGCTGGTAAGCTGTATTTCACGATTATGGCAGGTCTTGCAGAAATGGAGAGGGAATTAACAATTGAGCGAACTAAAGCAGGATTAGCTGCAGCAAGAAGTAGAGGGAGAGTCGGTGGTAGAAAGCCGATTGATCAATCAGTCATTGATAAGGCTAACATGATGTTTGAAGCTGGAATGACTGTAAAGGACATTTGTAATGTCTTACCACTGAAACCACCTACGTTTTATAAGTACCGCCAAAAAAAGCTGAGGAAGTATGAGGTGTAATGATGCCTGGAGAAGTAATTGCAGTCATAAGTAATAAGGGTGGGGTATTGAAAACCTCCATGACGACAAACCTTGCTGGTCAACTCTCTTTAATAGATAAAAAAGTCCTAATCGTGGACATGGACATACAATCAGATGTGGCCGTGACTTTTGGTCAAAACCCGGATCTGTTAGAAGAAGATGTGGAGTTTTCTTTATATGATGCACTCATTAAGGGTGCCGATCCTAAAAAGGCGTTAGTCAGTGTTGATAAGAATATCGATCTTCTAGTTACGAATGATGATATGCTCTCATTTGAATTTGATGTATTGTTAGATGCACGACAATTTCCTACACAAAAACGATTTTCATTACTCAAAGAAGTGATTGAAAAAATTAAGATGGATTACGATTATGTATTAATCGATACACCAACAAGTTTCGGTTTAATACAAGGAAATATTTTAGTGGCATGCCAGGACATGATAATTCCATTCCAGCCCGAAAAATATGCTATGCGTTCATTACAGAAAACCTTGAAGATAGTGAATGATTTTAAGAGTCAAATGAATCCTGAGTTACGTGTACGAGCGATTGTTCCTACACTAGTTAATCAAAGAACACTCTTACATAGAGGGATTATGGAACTTTTACAAGATTACGCAATGAACTCGAAAATAAAGGTCACTAAAACTTTTATACCGACAACAATTGAGTTTGCTTCTAGTGTTGGTTTTGATCAGAGACCGTTGTCTTTAGCAGCTCCTACTTCTAAAGGAGCAAAAATATATAGCGAATTATTAAAAGAATTGAAGCTTGGATAAGGAGACTATGAAATGAGTAATAAAGAAAGAAAGCTAAAGGGTTTTAATGAAGTTGCTAATAATCCATTTGATAATACTAGCAATAACGATAGTGAAAATGTGAATAATAGTGCTCTTAAAGAAATTTTGCATGCAAAAAGAAGTAATACGGTGTACACAGGATTTTATATAGAAGAAGACTTATCGAAAGTTTTGAATAGTCTTCAGCAAAGAGGGCAACGAGGAGTAAAGTCTGCTACTGTAAACCTTGCTTTAAGAGAATTATTTAAAAGAGAGGGTTATTTATGAGTTATGAAGGGTTGACAGGTAAAGAATTATATTCAGAAAGAAATTTCCCTACAGCATATGATGTATTAAAGTATCATGAAATATCTAAAAAAGTAAGAGTACAAATCTTTCACCAGATGAATACTCTCGTTCAAACTCTAGAAAGTAAAGCGGGATATCCAGATCGCGATACTGTCTTTTACAATGCAATGCGCACTCTAAAGCAAAGACGTGGAGTTCTAACATATCATCATTTACTTCCTAAAACGACTCTTGAGAAAATAGCTATCGAGAATGAGTTTAGTTACCTATACTCTTATTTATCTGACGACGAATTAGAATTTTATACTCTACTTATCTACGCTGACCCTACCGATTATTTATTAATTTTAGATTTAATAGAATTGTTATCTTATTGGGTTAATGAGGCATATGTAGATCAATCTTCTAAAATAGTAGATCAAATGATCAATGAATTAATCAGGACTAACGGGATAGGTTACGAATTAATAAATAATATTATTATTCATAAAGGAAATGAGGTCGTCCATAAAGATGTTGTTCGACCAGTTCTTTATTTATTATCAGAACCTATTTATGCTGGGGCTAATAATGAAATGTTACAAGCATTTGAAAAATTTAAAGAAAACGATCTCAAAGGATCTATCCATAATGCCAGTAATGCTTTTGAAAGTACAATGAAGATAATTATCGAAAAAAATAACTGGCAGCTAGTAAATCCAAATCCTCGTCAATCAGTACCTACATTACAAAAAGCAACAGCATCTGTGTTAATTCATACTATAAGCAAGAATAGTGATCTCGAAGGTTTTGAATCGTCAGCTTTTAGAAGCTTAAAAGATACCCTTCAGGTGTTATCAAACCTTAGAAATAGCCATACAGGTCATGGTCAAGGATCGGAAATCAAAGAAACTCATATAAGACACTGTGAATTTGCATTGCATACTGCAGCTGCAAATATACTGTTTTTGATCAAAACTTATGGATAAAAATGAGGAAAGGACTAGCTCCTCTCCTTTTTTTATTTAAAACAAAGCTAGCACTAACAATATTGCTAATAGTAAAGGATTTTATTTTTTGTTGTTTATTTTGTAGGTATTTGTGATATAATTAATCATAGTAAGAGAGGTGATTGTATGAAACGCTACAATTTTTATGTGTCAAAATCCGTTAATAGAGCTTTCCAAGCGAAAAAGTTTGGACGACAAGGTAGTAAGCAACTTCGAGAGGTTCTTGATAAAGGATTAGATAAAGCCCAATTAATCCGGTACATTCGTGATAATAAAATGAGTGATAAGAATGATGTTGAAAAAGAAGTTAAGTTATTAACTTTAACCGAATTTCAGAGTAAAGAAATTGATGATCTTTGTGATAGCTTAAAACAAATGGGATTGAACGCTAATAGATCTACAATCATCGAGTATCTTCTTACGATTTTAGAACCAAAAGGGCAAAAGGAATTGAAAAAACGTATGTATTACGTGCCTAAAGATATCCTAGAGTTGTTGGATATAGCTATAAAAAAACAAACTACAACGCTAAACTCTAATGGAACTTTTGTTCGAAGAAAAGACGAAATCATACGTTTTATAGATGAAGGTCTTTATAAGCCGTTAGAAAGCTTAAGAGATTATGAATTATACAACCATTGGTCAGATGAGAAGCATCAACTACAGCTGGTTTTAGACGTAGAGACTGATGAATACATTGGTGAACAATCCATTCGTTTATTTGGAAATGATGAATCAAAGAATCGCATTAAAATTTTATGCGATGTATTCAGGCAGTATGTTAAATACACTGAAGAAGACACTATGAGTAAAATTAGAGAGGTGAAATTACTAATGCATAAAGCAATTGAGCGCTCTGTTGATCTTGTAGGATGGAATGAATCGAAAGAAATCGTTAATGAAGTTATGGAAGTATATGAATTGGAAGGAGATCAAACTATGTATCCGACAGGGAAAGAAGAATTGATTTATCCAGGACACGAATCAGAAGTGAACTACACAGCTGATAAAACTAGCGAAAAATAATCTTGTCCTATATAGCTTTTCCGAGTATTGTTAATGTAATGCGAGTAATTTTGGAATATTTTTTACAAAGGGAATTACAAAAGAGACCTTTACTAATATATAAAAAGTAAAATTGAATAAAGGAAAAGGACCTGAATCATAGATTCAAGCCCTCAGAGAACATGCATACCCACTCAATTGTCTTTGGCCGGACGGGAGATGAATTTGCTGTTCTAATTAACATACTTATGACCTCATATTAGCATGCTTAAACATGTCTGACAAGGTTATAAGTATAAAAAGCGTGACCTCCAATATACGGGTGTGCATGTTCTCTGTTGTTTTTACTAAAAATCAACGGGAGCAGCATACCCTTTTTGTGTGCTCTTCTTACTAGTTGGAGGAGAAGTCTGATGTACTCGAGTCTTTCTAAAAGTCCTGTAAGACAGCATTCGTATTTAGAACAAGAAGTTTTAGAAACTATTTTCGGTCGTGGAATTGGGTTGTACGATAACTATGCAAATAACGTACCGAGATCTATCAAACAAAAGTGTGATTTTGAGTTGAAAACTCAAGGAAGTATACGAGTTGCTTACAGTAAAGAAAGTATTTTTGACCTCTCTTTAGGAGGTCAAGATATTGCGCGAAGTATCCAGGGTGTTTTGCACTACCATAACAATAGCCATAGTGGAGTAACCCATTTTACTCCAAATACATATTATAAGGCCGTAAAGCCATCTGACATTGCCGATGAAAACTTAAGACGGGTTAGAACATTTGGTTTTGATATCGATCAAAAAACTTCAGTACAACAAATCCTGTTTGCTTTCGAAGTAGCAGGGATTCCGTGTAAGCCGACATTAATTTTAAAAACTTCGAAGGGAGTGCAGTTTTTTGTTGTGTTTGCAGATAATGAAGCTTGGTACGGTTCAGTTTCTGCTATTCAATATGCAAAAGCCATTGGAGAAGCAATACGTTCTTCTTTGTATGAACAAGGATTACCAATTGACTTGAACAATGCACTTTTTGGATGGGCGCGTTTTCCAAGAGAAGAAACAATCATGTATTTTGAAAAGGAAAACGTTTGGTCTAAAGATGAAGCTACTGAATGGTTTCAAGAATTAGGTCTTAAACGTGGTAATGCATCAGTCAATGGATCTTGGTTAACTAGTAAGGCTGGACGTGCTCTGTGGAATACAGACGAAAAAGGAACTCGTAACATGGCAGCGTTTGAATTAAGTGTTATGGCTAAGAGAGATGGATATGAGCTCGAGGATACCCTATTGATGATGAAAGAGCGAAATGCAGTAGCTACCTATCCTATCGGTAACAGAAGACTCGAAAAAGCCGTAAGAAGTGCATATAAAAAAGATTACTTTGTGAGACCAGATGTAGTTGAAATGATTTGTGGTGTACGTCCTCAGTTACGTGGTTATTATAAACACAAAAAATCAAAGGAAGAACGTGCTTATGAAAAAATAGAAGAGCTTGTAGAACGTACTATTGATCACCTTGAAAAAAGGTTGCCCGTTGGGGAGGGGAGTAGTCTGTCCATTAGTGCCTCACAACTTGCAGAAGAAATGAATCATGAAAAAGCACAAGTCAAAAGTTTGACTCGTGCTTTTAAGAAAGTCTCAAAATCTAAGTTCATTATTCGTAAAAAAAGAGATTTAAAAGGCAATGTGGTGAAAGGTAGATACGCTGGATTTGTTATTTATCGGACTCAGGATTTTATGTTGGAGATCTCGAGTCAAAAGCAGAAGATTCAATTACCTGTAGGTACATATAATGTATTATGTGCATTAGAAAAGACAAAAGAATACGCCTCAAAATTAATGTGTCAACTGCCAAAACACTTAGGTACCGTATCGAGCGCCCCAGTTCTGGGGCTTATTTATACAACAGGTTTACTACCTGGTCCTGGTTTGTGGTGGCTTTCTGAGTGATCATTCTTTAGAGTATGGTATTTGAAATATCTTACTAGTGATTAAAAGACTTAGATGTTTATTTCTTTAAATGCTCCAGAGTATATTTTCCCTATTAAAGTAAAACCATTTGCGCTCAATTTCTTTGTCACAAATGGTATTTCTCCTATCGTTTGTTGGGTAACTTCAATCAAACCGAGTGGTTGAATTACTTTAACAAGATGGACTTTTAGCATTTCGTCTAGGGGTTTAGTTTTAACCTCAGGAATACCGTCTGCTAACAACGCATGATATTCGATTAGTAACTCTAATAAGGTTAGATGCGTTTTATCTAATCCAAATTCTCTAGCATCGTCTTCATCTATATTTATAGATCGACTAGTTAATGCATATAAGATTTCCTCATAAGTAAAATCACCTAATTTAGTTTGTCTCGATTCTGGAGCAGGGCGCGAAGTTTCTCTAATCAAGATTTGTTGCTTAGACTTTACTTTCTCTAATTCTCGTTGCAATTTTTCGACTTCTTGATACGCAGGGTGTTTTTCTGCTCTAATCCATCCATTTAAGCCTAAATGGACTTCTGCTTCAGAAAGAGATCTCATTACATATGTTTTAAGTTGTTCTAAATGATTAATATTAAGGACAGCGTTTTGCGACGTAATTCTATGCTTAAAACCTCTAAATCGTGCTCTATGGTGACTTTCATACACTTCTTCCAATGAGAATGCACCAGAATCAACTTTCGTTCTCAATATATCATTAGATATTCTAAATACGAAAATGGGCTTATTTAGTTCACGTGCCAAAAGATATTCATAATTAACCTGACTAGTGTTCATGAAAAATGAGGGTCCAAACTTTTCTCCCAAAATTAAAATGAATACATCTGAATCAGTGATTAAACGAGTCATGAGACCCATATGAATATTAACAGAAGGAGAGGTGTCTTCTGAGTAATACAAATCTGATGGAAAATGATTTGCATCTAAAATAGCTTGCTTTACCAATTCATGTTCTTCAGTCAAAGCATCGAAACCAGATGATATATATACTTGCATTTTTTTCTCCAAAGTAAAGATCCTCCTTATTACTAATATGTATATAGTAGCATTAATATCTTTAGGGCTCATAGAACGTCCTGTAGCGCATATACATGCTGACAGGACCTAACTACCGCTGACAGCCTACTCCGGCCGATAACGACGTTTCCTAAGCGCCCAAGGCGCTAGGATCCGTACGTTCCTGTCCATCGTTTAACGGCAGCCACGGAGCGTAAGTCAAGATCAAATGCATTATGCTAGCACTATCGTTAACGCTAGCATTGAAAAAAGGAAGTCCGGCCAATGCCGGACGAGAGCATTTTTCCGATTTGCCCCTTGGAGCGTACACTTCACTGACCAGGGCTGATGATGTAGGACCCGAGCCTCGGCTTCGCCTCTCGGGATCCTCCAGCACCTAGACCTGGACTCCTCATCAAGGGACGGAAACTTTGTATCATTCTCTGAAGATCGGAGAATGATACAAAGTTTCCTCAGGAGATCCCTTGACACGTCGTAGGCAGCGAGTGTCCGCATGCGGTGCCAAACCGGCAAAAATAAGCCTGGTGAGGCCTTTTAAGCGCCCCAAGGAGACAAAGACGGAAAAACCAAGTTCGAAAACATCAAAAACGAAAAGAGGAAAACCAATGAAATCAGTTCAAGAGATTACAGTGCTAGGATTCATCAACTATTGTTTGAAAGCAGATTATGAATCGCTTAAACAATACTTAGGGTGTACTCAAGAAATATCTGAAAATGAAGAAGATTTTTTAGATAAGATTGAAAATATGCTTAATCTGATTACTGAAGCAAAGTTAGATGGGACATTTTTCTTCATTGATGAAAGTGAATAAAATAACTATTTTTAGTTTAAAAATAGTGTAATTTTATACTTTTTATGTTATAATAGATATAGGAGGTGAGGGAGAGAAAACTTGTAACACCAAGAGTTTTACCAAATTCGAAAGTATAAAAAACGAAAAGAGGAATGTCATTTATGATGCTAGAGTCAGTTGTAGAAGTAGTTAGAATTTCCCAAGAAACTAAGGTACGAAAAGGACGAATTGCTACTCCAATCAGTAGTCCTAATGAAGTTGCTAATTTAGCTTCATTTTATATCGGTGATGAAGATCGCGAAGTTCTATTAGTAATTGGTTTAAATACTAAGAATAAAATTAATATGATTAACCGAGCGCACATGGGGTCACTTAGTTCCTCGATCGTTACGCCTAGAGAGGTTTTCAAACCTCTCATTCTAAATAACTGTGCTTCATTTGTAATCTGTCATAACCATCCGAGCGCAGATTTAAGACCGAGTTCCGAAGACATCCAGTTAACGCAACGATTTGTTGAAGTTGGGGACTTAATGGGAATTAAATTGCTAGATCATCTGATTGTAAATAATGAGACGGGATTCCTTTCATTAAAAACTGAAGGTTTGTTCTAAAAATGAACGGTGAGGAGTAAAGTCCTCACCGCCCTATTAATAAACCAATAAGGAGATGATGAGCTTATGAGTAAATTAACTATCGATGAGTATATGAAGATGCACAATGTAAAGAATCACCATGTTCTAAACGATTTATCTAAATTAGGAAACCCATTAGTTGAGTTAAAAACATACGGTGATTTCTATGATTCACATGGAGAATCAAAAACAAAAACTGAACGTTTGTTTTACTTAACTCGTAAAGGTGCTAAAGAAATTATCGGAAATGTTATTACTACTATGAGGTCTGAATTAGATGAATGGACTTATGATGAAACTTGGCTAGTATATCGAATCGCAAAGGATAAAAAGTTATTAGTTTCTGAAAAATTGATATAAGGAGACTTTCCGAGGCATTGCCTCGGAAAGCTTTATATTAAGAGAACGGGAGATCCGTAGATGAAAACTTGTATTTATTGTGGTGGAAAGGTTGAACTATTATCAGGTGAAATATATAAATGTGCATTTTGTAACGTCAATCTTGGCCCTAATAGTCCATATGGTGAGGTAGGAGAAGATGGTGCTCGACCTCAAATAAATGGTTTTAAAATAAGGGTTATCTTGAGAGATGAAGATTACTTAGCAGGAATTTCTATTAATGAACTTTTGAACACGATGACATTAAGTATGATTTACTCGATTTTGAAAGAGATGAGACTTATTCGTTCTGAAGCATATTTACTTTTAAAAAACGCAAAAGATTTTTTAAAAGTAAACGCCGATAAGCTATCGGAACAAGAAAAGCGTGATTTTGAACAATCAATTAATTCACAGGGAGAAACGTACGAGTTCTGGACAAGAAAAATGTGGATGGTTGAAAATGTTTGTATAAAGAAGTTTGGGTACTGTCCTGCAGCTATTCAAGAAAGAACTTTAGATCAGATGGAACAGACTACAATTAAGTTGTCTAGAAAAACGATGAGAATTAACAGCAACAATAACGTTTCAC
This region includes:
- a CDS encoding DUF7014 domain-containing protein — protein: MSYEGLTGKELYSERNFPTAYDVLKYHEISKKVRVQIFHQMNTLVQTLESKAGYPDRDTVFYNAMRTLKQRRGVLTYHHLLPKTTLEKIAIENEFSYLYSYLSDDELEFYTLLIYADPTDYLLILDLIELLSYWVNEAYVDQSSKIVDQMINELIRTNGIGYELINNIIIHKGNEVVHKDVVRPVLYLLSEPIYAGANNEMLQAFEKFKENDLKGSIHNASNAFESTMKIIIEKNNWQLVNPNPRQSVPTLQKATASVLIHTISKNSDLEGFESSAFRSLKDTLQVLSNLRNSHTGHGQGSEIKETHIRHCEFALHTAAANILFLIKTYG
- a CDS encoding ParA family protein, which codes for MPGEVIAVISNKGGVLKTSMTTNLAGQLSLIDKKVLIVDMDIQSDVAVTFGQNPDLLEEDVEFSLYDALIKGADPKKALVSVDKNIDLLVTNDDMLSFEFDVLLDARQFPTQKRFSLLKEVIEKIKMDYDYVLIDTPTSFGLIQGNILVACQDMIIPFQPEKYAMRSLQKTLKIVNDFKSQMNPELRVRAIVPTLVNQRTLLHRGIMELLQDYAMNSKIKVTKTFIPTTIEFASSVGFDQRPLSLAAPTSKGAKIYSELLKELKLG
- a CDS encoding MGDG synthase family glycosyltransferase codes for the protein MRDKKEKILILSASFGEGHKQVAIAIIEEIEKSFTEVVPVSMDIMKTTHPYLSPLSQYLYKGIIRDFPWLYSFLYQKTYLESTFSKQLNTIFLSRMNSILSVIDQIQPKVIISTYPFAAGIVSKLKQAGLINLPTVTVLTDYALHSYWIHATTDFYLVGSQNLQDRLLALNVAPEKILFTGIPVRQQFKQISKEGLIEKYQLHPETLTLLIMGGGDGFFGKGMSMFQAIESISHPLQIMIVCGKNHKLKTRLEREFKYSRHLIKIYGFFYDVHELMALSDLMISKPGGITTSEALTVGLPLLIQHVLPGQEEENVNFLIGSGYALCADTELELKEILQRIIENTDILKTLRHNIHSIRSGISLKEALETVRLAEKLS
- a CDS encoding DUF4062 domain-containing protein — translated: MEKKMQVYISSGFDALTEEHELVKQAILDANHFPSDLYYSEDTSPSVNIHMGLMTRLITDSDVFILILGEKFGPSFFMNTSQVNYEYLLARELNKPIFVFRISNDILRTKVDSGAFSLEEVYESHHRARFRGFKHRITSQNAVLNINHLEQLKTYVMRSLSEAEVHLGLNGWIRAEKHPAYQEVEKLQRELEKVKSKQQILIRETSRPAPESRQTKLGDFTYEEILYALTSRSINIDEDDAREFGLDKTHLTLLELLIEYHALLADGIPEVKTKPLDEMLKVHLVKVIQPLGLIEVTQQTIGEIPFVTKKLSANGFTLIGKIYSGAFKEINI
- a CDS encoding type II toxin-antitoxin system RelE family toxin, whose amino-acid sequence is MYQIEWTQYSKGDYDDLDGSQKIFVDKALDRIISKGMEAGQPLNGNLSHCNKLKNRKMGLRVVFRELEGKLQIIQIVAIGKRDKDEIYKIAEKRLY
- a CDS encoding recombinase family protein, yielding MASIGYVRVSTIEQNLELQLDAVKAAGCEKIFEEKKSSVKERPEFEACLNYLRPGDTLVVWKLDRLGRQTKKLLELSEWLEENGVGLKILTLGVDTNTPAGKLYFTIMAGLAEMERELTIERTKAGLAAARSRGRVGGRKPIDQSVIDKANMMFEAGMTVKDICNVLPLKPPTFYKYRQKKLRKYEV
- a CDS encoding JAB domain-containing protein, whose product is MSFMMLESVVEVVRISQETKVRKGRIATPISSPNEVANLASFYIGDEDREVLLVIGLNTKNKINMINRAHMGSLSSSIVTPREVFKPLILNNCASFVICHNHPSADLRPSSEDIQLTQRFVEVGDLMGIKLLDHLIVNNETGFLSLKTEGLF
- a CDS encoding primase C-terminal domain-containing protein; the protein is MYSSLSKSPVRQHSYLEQEVLETIFGRGIGLYDNYANNVPRSIKQKCDFELKTQGSIRVAYSKESIFDLSLGGQDIARSIQGVLHYHNNSHSGVTHFTPNTYYKAVKPSDIADENLRRVRTFGFDIDQKTSVQQILFAFEVAGIPCKPTLILKTSKGVQFFVVFADNEAWYGSVSAIQYAKAIGEAIRSSLYEQGLPIDLNNALFGWARFPREETIMYFEKENVWSKDEATEWFQELGLKRGNASVNGSWLTSKAGRALWNTDEKGTRNMAAFELSVMAKRDGYELEDTLLMMKERNAVATYPIGNRRLEKAVRSAYKKDYFVRPDVVEMICGVRPQLRGYYKHKKSKEERAYEKIEELVERTIDHLEKRLPVGEGSSLSISASQLAEEMNHEKAQVKSLTRAFKKVSKSKFIIRKKRDLKGNVVKGRYAGFVIYRTQDFMLEISSQKQKIQLPVGTYNVLCALEKTKEYASKLMCQLPKHLGTVSSAPVLGLIYTTGLLPGPGLWWLSE
- a CDS encoding DUF2231 domain-containing protein gives rise to the protein MFNGIPLHPLVVHAPIALLIFATFLLMGALRWSGLRLFAVITLVVGLLSGIIAYLTGDGAERFGMDQWNIARDSIHTHENFALYSLITFGLSLLLVLLDYRTKNKMIFLASILVALIGSGLLAYAGHLGGQMVYAR